Proteins from one Microbacterium faecale genomic window:
- a CDS encoding thiamine pyrophosphate-dependent enzyme gives MRTSRARSRAWGGGVPYGLSAKESASERPVAVVAGDGAMLMLGNSDLVTVAERWRNWQDPRFVVLVLHNHDLAEVTWEQRETEAQPRFAASEDVPRFDFAGYAELLGLRGIRIRSPEEIDPALEEAFASDRPVVVEAITDPDMPLLPPFPHGQAKLDAMRTGLEAEGDAGAHGLRLLDLYAQIEDAHG, from the coding sequence ATGCGCACCTCTCGAGCACGCTCGCGAGCATGGGGGGGCGGGGTCCCCTACGGGCTCAGCGCGAAGGAATCGGCGAGCGAGCGGCCTGTCGCGGTCGTCGCGGGCGACGGTGCGATGCTGATGCTCGGCAACAGCGACCTCGTCACGGTCGCCGAGCGATGGCGCAACTGGCAGGATCCGCGTTTCGTGGTGCTCGTGCTGCACAACCACGACCTCGCCGAGGTGACGTGGGAGCAGCGCGAGACGGAGGCGCAGCCGCGGTTCGCAGCCTCGGAGGACGTGCCGCGTTTCGACTTCGCCGGCTACGCGGAGCTGCTCGGGCTTCGTGGGATCCGCATCAGAAGCCCGGAGGAGATCGATCCGGCTCTGGAGGAGGCGTTCGCATCGGACAGGCCCGTCGTCGTCGAGGCGATCACGGATCCGGACATGCCGTTGCTGCCGCCGTTCCCGCACGGTCAAGCGAAGCTCGACGCGATGCGCACGGGCCTGGAAGCCGAGGGGGACGCCGGCGCACACGGGTTGCGACTGCTCGACCTCTACGCGCAGATCGAGGACGCCCATGGGTGA
- a CDS encoding flavodoxin family protein: MTDELTALVLNCTLKPSPAESSTDQLAGLVVAQLSTHGVSGDSVRVVDHDLKPGVERDMGAGDEWPALLERVLAADVLVFATPTWLGQPSSVAQRVLERLDAELAQIDDAGRPSLFDRIAVPVVVGNEDGAHHIVGILAQALSDVGFTIPAQSGVYWNGEAMSSNDFKDLSQVPDPVDSTAKTAASNAAHLARLLREAPFPAV; encoded by the coding sequence ATGACTGATGAACTGACTGCTCTCGTCCTCAACTGCACGTTGAAGCCTTCGCCGGCCGAGTCGAGCACGGACCAGCTCGCGGGTCTCGTCGTCGCACAGCTGTCGACGCACGGCGTCTCCGGCGACAGCGTTCGCGTGGTCGATCATGACCTGAAGCCCGGCGTGGAGCGCGACATGGGTGCGGGCGACGAATGGCCCGCGCTCCTCGAGCGCGTCCTGGCCGCCGACGTTCTCGTGTTCGCGACGCCGACATGGCTGGGCCAACCGTCGAGCGTCGCGCAGCGTGTGCTCGAACGGCTTGACGCCGAACTGGCGCAAATCGACGACGCCGGGAGGCCGTCGCTGTTCGATCGGATCGCTGTTCCGGTCGTGGTCGGCAACGAGGACGGCGCGCATCACATCGTCGGCATCCTCGCGCAGGCGCTGTCCGACGTGGGGTTCACAATCCCCGCGCAGAGCGGCGTGTACTGGAACGGCGAGGCGATGAGCAGCAACGATTTCAAGGACCTCTCGCAGGTTCCGGATCCGGTCGACTCGACCGCGAAGACAGCCGCATCGAACGCGGCGCATCTCGCGCGCCTGTTGCGCGAGGCGCCGTTCCCCGCGGTCTGA
- a CDS encoding CBS domain-containing protein encodes MPQARDIMTPAPQCIGEDDSLVDAAELLVSLDVGALPICGEDNRLKGMLTDRDIVVKAVAEGADPAHTKVGRLAEGKPVTIGADDDVQDALETMRQHQVRRLPVIDGHDLVGIVSQADVALSLAPSDAGDTVAEISI; translated from the coding sequence ATGCCTCAGGCACGTGACATCATGACACCGGCCCCTCAATGCATCGGCGAGGACGACTCGCTCGTCGACGCCGCGGAGCTGCTGGTCAGCCTCGACGTCGGCGCACTGCCGATCTGCGGCGAGGACAACCGACTCAAGGGAATGCTCACGGACCGCGACATCGTCGTGAAGGCGGTCGCCGAAGGAGCTGACCCGGCGCACACGAAGGTGGGACGCCTCGCTGAAGGCAAGCCCGTGACGATCGGCGCCGACGACGACGTGCAGGACGCGCTCGAGACGATGCGTCAGCACCAGGTGCGCCGCCTGCCTGTGATCGACGGGCACGATCTCGTCGGGATCGTCAGCCAGGCGGATGTGGCACTCTCGCTCGCGCCAAGTGACGCGGGTGACACGGTCGCCGAGATCTCGATCTGA
- a CDS encoding GMC family oxidoreductase yields the protein MAKEQFDYIVIGTGAAGSVVASRLSEDPNVSVLVLESGGNDWDPVIKIPKGFYFLSGGTRHSFTYKTKPVGPDAAIEIWQRGRVLGGSTAINGLQYERGGEHFWNQLEADGNPGWGWDDMLGAFRSFENHELGATDVRGSGGPLDLHVSRPKDELNERIFAAAEAYGLPRVDDINASDGERVGYIPNTVRNGFRLTAARAFLTPALKRKNLSLELNTHVSRILFDGTRATGVSARSGGVVRDFAATTEVIVCAGALDTPLLLERSGIGDPRILHGIGVPTVVDSPNVGEHAIEQRQVAYQASVSENIGYNQRLSSPLRQMLTGAKFLWSRKGVIGTGGYDIGAFYKTAPEKESADIIAIFNPLSMDLEASGLKVATHPGFSASAYLLHPTTESSVHSSGSLPDNPPVIESNYLDTEHDRDGIHAALLGTRAIASQSPLADITIAEEAPGDDVTSREDAIAHAWASGHILHGVGTARMGPGSDAVVDPDLKVRGTDNVRIADTSVLPTQPGNTMGPTIAVGWRAADLILGRG from the coding sequence ATGGCTAAAGAACAGTTCGACTACATCGTGATCGGGACTGGGGCCGCAGGAAGCGTCGTCGCCAGCAGGCTCAGCGAAGACCCGAACGTGTCGGTGCTCGTCTTAGAGAGCGGCGGCAACGATTGGGATCCCGTGATCAAGATTCCCAAGGGATTCTATTTTCTCTCCGGCGGGACGCGGCACTCGTTCACCTACAAGACGAAGCCCGTGGGGCCGGACGCCGCCATCGAGATCTGGCAGCGCGGACGCGTCCTCGGCGGCTCGACGGCGATCAACGGATTGCAGTATGAGCGCGGCGGTGAGCACTTCTGGAACCAGCTCGAGGCCGACGGCAACCCCGGCTGGGGATGGGACGACATGCTCGGGGCATTCCGATCCTTCGAGAATCATGAGCTGGGTGCGACCGACGTTCGCGGCAGCGGCGGACCGCTGGATCTGCACGTGTCACGCCCGAAGGATGAACTCAACGAGCGCATCTTCGCGGCAGCAGAAGCATATGGACTGCCGCGGGTCGACGACATCAACGCGTCCGATGGCGAGCGCGTCGGCTACATCCCGAACACCGTGCGGAACGGGTTCCGACTCACGGCCGCTCGGGCGTTTCTGACGCCGGCGCTGAAGCGAAAGAACCTGTCGCTCGAGCTGAACACGCACGTCAGTCGGATCCTGTTCGACGGAACCCGAGCGACCGGCGTTAGCGCGAGATCCGGTGGCGTCGTGCGCGACTTCGCGGCGACGACGGAAGTCATCGTGTGCGCGGGGGCCCTCGACACGCCGCTTCTGCTCGAGCGTTCCGGGATCGGCGATCCCCGGATCCTCCACGGCATCGGCGTGCCCACCGTCGTCGACAGCCCGAATGTCGGAGAACACGCCATCGAGCAGCGCCAAGTCGCCTACCAGGCGAGTGTCAGCGAGAACATCGGATACAACCAACGCCTCTCGTCGCCACTGCGCCAAATGCTTACGGGAGCGAAGTTCCTCTGGAGCAGGAAGGGCGTGATCGGCACCGGCGGCTACGACATCGGAGCGTTCTATAAGACCGCACCGGAGAAGGAATCGGCGGATATCATCGCGATCTTCAATCCGCTGTCGATGGATCTGGAAGCGTCCGGATTGAAGGTTGCGACGCACCCCGGATTCAGCGCCAGCGCCTACCTGCTGCATCCCACAACCGAGAGCTCGGTGCACAGCAGCGGATCGCTGCCCGACAACCCTCCGGTCATCGAATCGAACTATCTCGACACCGAGCACGATAGGGACGGGATCCATGCCGCTCTGCTCGGCACGCGCGCCATTGCGTCGCAGAGCCCGCTGGCGGACATCACGATCGCGGAGGAAGCGCCCGGCGACGACGTGACGAGTCGCGAGGACGCGATCGCCCACGCGTGGGCATCCGGGCATATCCTCCACGGCGTGGGAACCGCCAGAATGGGACCCGGCTCCGACGCTGTCGTCGATCCGGATCTGAAGGTGCGCGGCACCGACAACGTGCGCATCGCGGACACCTCGGTTCTGCCGACGCAACCCGGCAACACGATGGGGCCCACGATCGCCGTGGGATGGCGTGCCGCCGATCTGATTCTTGGGCGGGGCTGA
- a CDS encoding response regulator → MIGVVLAEDQEMVRAGFQMVREAEGDISILGAVASGGDAVSAVERLRPDVVLMDIRMPGMNGLDATRIITALRDAPRVVVVTTFDTDEYLRDALQAGASGFLLKDAGPRLLVEAVRAAADGDALVSPSITVRLLGELAGSAPAAIDHDLSARELEIVAAIARGRTNDEIAADLFVSLSTVKTHARNISVKLGARNRVEIAAWAWRARLVD, encoded by the coding sequence ATGATTGGCGTCGTGCTGGCGGAAGACCAGGAGATGGTCCGCGCTGGCTTCCAGATGGTACGCGAAGCCGAAGGGGATATCTCGATTCTCGGGGCCGTTGCGTCCGGAGGAGACGCCGTCTCGGCGGTGGAACGTCTGAGGCCGGACGTGGTGCTGATGGATATCCGGATGCCGGGGATGAACGGGCTCGACGCCACGCGCATCATCACGGCGTTGCGCGACGCTCCGCGTGTGGTCGTGGTCACCACCTTCGACACGGATGAGTACCTGCGCGACGCGCTGCAGGCCGGTGCTTCCGGGTTCCTGCTGAAGGACGCGGGCCCGCGGCTGCTCGTCGAAGCTGTCCGTGCCGCGGCGGACGGCGACGCGCTGGTGTCGCCCTCGATCACCGTGCGGCTGCTCGGTGAACTGGCGGGATCCGCGCCCGCCGCCATCGACCACGATCTCTCGGCGCGCGAGCTCGAAATCGTCGCTGCGATCGCCCGCGGCCGAACCAACGACGAGATCGCCGCCGACCTGTTCGTGTCCCTCTCGACGGTCAAGACGCACGCCCGCAACATCAGCGTCAAGCTCGGGGCGCGCAACCGCGTCGAGATCGCGGCGTGGGCCTGGCGGGCGCGGCTCGTCGACTGA
- a CDS encoding sensor histidine kinase has protein sequence MVDFEIGSRAVSAITDDDIVVGAVATAFVAIIVAVLAFVRRMARTSVVVAAGFAVSLAASVVAVWLPPPTLALTEGAALVVLTVSGVRAASSRGAIVVGAAALAVGAGIVLLRVEFDAAAILLVLLVWGAALASGIVGRYRAQRRESAVEEARRAERMELARELHDVVAHQVTGIVVQAQAAIAVARTDPARATEGLAAIESAGSEALAGMRRMVGAMRNETDRAAPLTVSYEISDIPALVKRFDPEGERATLQLDDLADPLPPGVAESAYRVVREALTNVRRHAPEGTTHVSVRVIDAELVIVVTNDGVRVRASDPRTAGFGLTGMAERVAALGGTMHAGPDEPGSWTVRAALPLEQAT, from the coding sequence ATGGTGGACTTCGAAATCGGATCCCGTGCCGTCTCTGCCATCACCGACGACGACATCGTCGTGGGCGCCGTCGCGACCGCGTTCGTCGCGATCATCGTCGCCGTTCTCGCGTTCGTCCGGAGAATGGCGCGCACGAGCGTCGTCGTTGCGGCGGGCTTCGCCGTGTCTCTCGCTGCCTCCGTTGTGGCCGTGTGGCTGCCGCCGCCAACGCTTGCTCTGACGGAGGGGGCAGCGCTCGTGGTCCTCACCGTATCCGGCGTCCGTGCGGCCTCATCACGCGGCGCGATCGTCGTCGGCGCGGCGGCGCTTGCTGTCGGCGCGGGCATCGTCCTGCTGCGTGTCGAGTTCGACGCCGCAGCCATCCTCCTCGTCCTCCTCGTGTGGGGAGCTGCTCTCGCTTCGGGGATCGTCGGCCGCTACCGGGCGCAGAGGCGGGAATCGGCGGTGGAAGAGGCACGCCGCGCGGAACGAATGGAACTCGCACGCGAACTCCACGACGTCGTCGCACATCAGGTCACGGGGATCGTCGTCCAGGCGCAGGCAGCGATCGCCGTGGCGCGCACGGACCCTGCGCGCGCGACCGAGGGGCTCGCCGCGATCGAATCCGCCGGGAGCGAGGCTCTCGCGGGGATGCGCCGAATGGTCGGGGCGATGCGTAACGAGACCGATCGTGCGGCACCGCTGACGGTTTCCTACGAGATCTCCGACATCCCGGCGCTCGTGAAACGCTTCGATCCGGAAGGCGAGCGCGCGACGCTGCAGCTCGATGACCTCGCGGATCCGCTGCCACCAGGGGTCGCGGAGTCGGCGTACCGCGTGGTTCGCGAGGCGCTCACCAACGTCCGGCGACACGCGCCGGAAGGCACCACGCACGTATCCGTGCGAGTGATCGATGCGGAGCTGGTGATCGTGGTGACGAACGATGGTGTGCGTGTGAGGGCATCGGATCCGCGAACTGCCGGATTCGGCCTCACGGGGATGGCGGAGCGCGTCGCAGCGCTCGGCGGGACGATGCACGCCGGGCCGGATGAGCCGGGCTCCTGGACCGTGCGAGCGGCGCTCCCGCTGGAGCAGGCGACATGA
- a CDS encoding winged helix-turn-helix transcriptional regulator produces the protein MATRRQYEDSCGMAQGLNIVGERWALLVVRELLLGPKRFSRLRDDLPGISPNVLSQRLTELESAGVLQRRRLAPPADAWVYELTEWGAALEPMIIELGRWAASSPFFDRKHGLSVTSAVLSQRTMFQPEAAAGERLSIVLKLGDQRFWAKVDDGQFSIEPGDATEPDATVNTDPVVLASVLYGGRDLTEAIEAQELEIEGDTRALERYLAMFWLPPAVSMTTTEEIRDMKTTHR, from the coding sequence ATGGCGACGCGACGGCAGTACGAGGACTCCTGCGGGATGGCCCAAGGTCTCAACATCGTGGGTGAACGGTGGGCATTGCTGGTGGTGCGCGAGCTTCTCCTTGGGCCCAAGCGCTTCTCCCGACTTCGGGATGATTTGCCGGGTATCAGCCCGAACGTGCTTTCCCAACGTTTGACAGAGCTGGAATCGGCCGGTGTGCTGCAGCGACGGAGGTTGGCACCCCCGGCAGACGCGTGGGTATACGAGCTGACCGAGTGGGGCGCTGCACTGGAGCCAATGATTATCGAGCTAGGACGCTGGGCGGCAAGCTCCCCGTTCTTCGATCGGAAACACGGACTGAGCGTGACGTCGGCAGTGCTCTCGCAACGTACGATGTTCCAACCAGAAGCCGCAGCAGGCGAACGATTGAGTATCGTGTTGAAGCTCGGTGACCAGCGATTCTGGGCAAAAGTTGATGATGGTCAATTTTCGATCGAGCCAGGAGATGCCACTGAACCTGACGCTACGGTGAATACGGATCCAGTCGTGCTCGCATCGGTGCTTTACGGCGGACGTGACCTCACTGAGGCGATCGAGGCGCAAGAACTAGAGATCGAAGGAGACACCCGCGCGCTCGAGCGATACCTTGCGATGTTCTGGTTACCCCCGGCCGTGTCTATGACGACTACTGAAGAGATACGCGACATGAAGACCACCCATAGGTAA
- a CDS encoding dihydrofolate reductase family protein, translating into MNGATAQQVRHDSARGIVLLHASVSLDGFIAGPEHEQEWIFELSEPSPAMDEVMETTGAFLGGRHTYDVGVRDDRPAFEGAWSGPQFVLTHNPPADAPTSITFLNTDIIDAVAQALAAADGKNLAITGANVARQCLEAGLIDEIFVHVLPVLLGDGVRLFEQRSNGRINIEQISSTPRGRTTELRYRVNN; encoded by the coding sequence GTGAATGGTGCGACAGCACAGCAAGTTCGGCACGATAGTGCGCGAGGCATCGTTCTCTTGCACGCATCCGTTTCTTTGGATGGGTTCATCGCCGGACCGGAGCATGAACAGGAATGGATCTTTGAGCTGTCCGAACCTAGCCCTGCCATGGACGAGGTGATGGAGACAACAGGGGCGTTCCTCGGCGGCCGTCACACTTACGATGTTGGCGTTCGTGATGATCGACCGGCGTTCGAGGGCGCCTGGAGCGGCCCCCAGTTCGTGCTCACCCACAATCCCCCGGCGGACGCACCGACATCGATCACGTTCCTCAACACCGACATCATCGATGCCGTCGCCCAGGCACTCGCGGCAGCCGATGGAAAGAATCTGGCTATTACCGGAGCGAACGTCGCCCGACAGTGCCTGGAGGCAGGCCTCATCGACGAGATTTTCGTGCATGTCCTCCCGGTGCTGCTCGGCGACGGGGTGCGTCTTTTCGAACAGCGAAGCAACGGTCGCATCAACATCGAGCAGATCAGCAGCACGCCTCGCGGACGCACAACTGAGCTGCGATACCGAGTGAACAACTAA
- a CDS encoding VOC family protein, which translates to MTSSTATITLSLPITDRARAMAFYRDAFAFHLVGTLEEDGIPEPLQFRLDSQTLLALIPADGLGWVLGDRPLAPPGVSECLLGMTLATEAEVNNLVERVRHAGSDVITAPRTEFWGYTALCLDPDGHAWQLTASPTT; encoded by the coding sequence ATGACAAGCAGTACTGCCACAATCACTCTCAGCCTCCCCATCACTGACCGCGCCCGGGCAATGGCGTTCTACCGTGATGCCTTCGCCTTCCACCTCGTCGGCACTCTCGAGGAGGACGGCATACCCGAACCATTGCAGTTTCGTCTTGATAGCCAGACGCTACTCGCGCTTATTCCTGCCGATGGTCTTGGCTGGGTCCTCGGCGATCGACCACTCGCCCCACCCGGGGTCAGCGAATGCCTACTGGGCATGACACTCGCCACCGAAGCCGAGGTAAACAACCTCGTCGAGCGTGTCCGACACGCAGGCAGTGACGTGATCACCGCACCGAGAACCGAGTTCTGGGGTTACACGGCACTCTGCCTCGACCCCGACGGTCACGCCTGGCAACTCACAGCTTCCCCCACAACGTGA
- a CDS encoding DUF4267 domain-containing protein yields MISVDASITINDRREMETMGLVIAALAGLAIAAIGVLYLVRPRMMATVFGLPALPHEDATPWLRLKGIRDLTTGVVAGVLLLLAPPTVIGWILLAFAIIPVGDAAIVLAARGDTKAAWGIHGTTAAIMTVGAILLINA; encoded by the coding sequence ATGATTTCTGTCGACGCTAGTATTACTATCAACGATAGGAGGGAGATGGAAACCATGGGACTCGTGATTGCCGCACTTGCAGGACTCGCGATCGCCGCTATTGGCGTTCTTTACCTTGTACGGCCACGCATGATGGCAACAGTTTTCGGGCTGCCCGCACTGCCGCACGAGGACGCGACACCGTGGCTCCGCCTCAAAGGCATCCGCGACCTCACAACCGGCGTCGTAGCTGGCGTCCTCCTTCTACTGGCGCCTCCGACCGTGATTGGATGGATCCTGCTCGCCTTCGCAATCATCCCAGTCGGGGACGCGGCGATCGTGCTGGCCGCACGCGGCGACACCAAGGCCGCATGGGGTATACACGGAACGACAGCAGCGATCATGACCGTCGGCGCAATCCTTCTGATCAACGCATGA
- a CDS encoding TetR/AcrR family transcriptional regulator — protein MTSPERSASGKQRRFLARRRQILDTALQIAEEESWHAVTTRRLADAIDYSQPVIYQHFKNRDELIRTIAIEGFVTLTHRINSVSQSASATPLEDLARAYIDFGTAHPRLYEAMFTHPTELPFAQPQTPPELQKAFDALASVIAREAPGVAEASAELFWACSHGLVTLLDAGRIPPDRLDHHIHRVAEIVRLDSSS, from the coding sequence ATGACTTCGCCCGAACGGAGCGCCAGTGGCAAGCAGCGCCGCTTCCTCGCGCGCCGCCGCCAGATCCTCGACACCGCCCTCCAGATTGCCGAAGAGGAGAGCTGGCATGCCGTCACCACCCGACGCCTAGCCGACGCGATCGACTACAGTCAGCCAGTCATCTATCAGCACTTCAAGAACCGCGACGAGTTGATCCGCACCATCGCCATCGAGGGATTCGTCACCCTAACTCACCGCATCAACTCGGTCTCACAGTCGGCGAGCGCCACCCCGCTGGAGGATCTGGCCCGGGCGTACATCGACTTTGGCACAGCACACCCCCGCCTCTACGAGGCAATGTTCACCCACCCCACCGAGCTGCCGTTCGCCCAGCCCCAGACTCCGCCAGAGCTGCAGAAAGCTTTCGACGCACTGGCAAGCGTGATCGCTCGCGAGGCTCCAGGCGTGGCCGAAGCCAGCGCCGAACTGTTCTGGGCATGCAGCCACGGCCTCGTAACGCTGCTTGACGCCGGACGCATCCCTCCGGACAGGCTAGACCACCACATTCACCGTGTCGCTGAGATCGTACGCCTCGACAGTTCGTCGTAA
- a CDS encoding dihydrofolate reductase family protein, translating into MGRGGERLHEWFAQDVADRAQLTVDEVLAPEFERTGAMIMGRDSYDHAEALWGEHPPFEMPIFVMTSRLREDDVREGTAFQFVDRMGAALARAVPEANGKAVGLHGGGAIRQGLRSVALHELQLHLVPGFLGRGRRLFSNLGDGPVAMELIRVAEGPAVMHLKYGVCER; encoded by the coding sequence ATGGGGCGCGGCGGCGAGCGACTACATGAATGGTTCGCGCAAGACGTCGCGGATCGGGCGCAGCTCACAGTCGACGAGGTCCTGGCCCCCGAATTCGAGCGCACCGGCGCGATGATCATGGGTCGTGACAGCTACGACCACGCCGAGGCCCTGTGGGGCGAGCACCCGCCGTTCGAGATGCCCATCTTCGTGATGACGAGCCGCCTGCGCGAGGATGACGTGCGCGAGGGAACCGCCTTTCAGTTCGTCGACCGCATGGGCGCTGCGCTTGCGCGCGCCGTGCCGGAGGCGAACGGGAAAGCCGTCGGGCTGCACGGGGGCGGCGCAATCCGGCAGGGACTGCGCTCGGTAGCGTTGCACGAGCTGCAGCTGCACCTCGTTCCGGGGTTCCTCGGCAGGGGACGCCGACTGTTCTCGAACCTCGGTGACGGGCCCGTCGCAATGGAACTTATTCGGGTTGCTGAGGGGCCGGCGGTCATGCATCTCAAATATGGGGTGTGTGAGAGGTGA
- a CDS encoding MFS transporter yields MVLIGVALVAMSISGTAIALPNIGQDLSVSGSPLNWVVAGYNLAFAAITLVAGAAADRVGRRRIFIISAAVFSAGFILTASSQSILILDAARIISGVGGAGVMASGGALLASNYEGAARNRAFAFMGTMAGVGIAIGPTIVGALISATGWRGSFVAFAVVGVLVVCGASRLNESRADEGRADWVGSVLFVIVLSAFMLVLLEGPELGWGHPLVWGSLAVGTAAFIAFSFVQRHSAAPILAPELVGHRAFMGWCLATLTTSIGFLGALVFLPTYLQTAAGSTPVKAGLTMLLLTAPVLVAPIVAVTLVNRGVSARLLILVALTLVVTGNFGLLLLGPENTTALVAAPLLLIGIGMGTSFGITDGQAMSLVPARLVGTAAGFLNTLRGAAEALVIAVFSALLFGFLASQLTDSGHASEVAAGNLGSRNGSDSQVEVEAFTTAWHLTQTVIGAVCLVLSIVVAVLLFGRTRRHLT; encoded by the coding sequence GTGGTCTTGATTGGTGTCGCGTTAGTGGCGATGTCGATCTCAGGCACCGCGATTGCACTGCCGAACATCGGTCAAGATCTTTCTGTGTCGGGCTCTCCATTGAACTGGGTAGTTGCGGGTTATAATCTCGCGTTCGCTGCGATCACACTCGTTGCCGGCGCAGCAGCAGATCGCGTAGGCAGGCGCCGGATTTTTATCATCTCAGCGGCCGTGTTTTCGGCGGGATTCATCCTGACGGCATCGTCACAGTCGATTCTGATCCTCGACGCGGCGCGCATCATTTCGGGCGTCGGCGGCGCGGGAGTTATGGCGTCTGGTGGCGCACTACTCGCATCGAACTACGAGGGTGCCGCCAGAAATCGAGCCTTCGCTTTCATGGGAACTATGGCGGGCGTTGGTATCGCCATCGGTCCGACGATCGTCGGCGCTCTGATATCTGCGACAGGTTGGCGTGGAAGTTTTGTCGCGTTCGCGGTTGTCGGAGTCCTGGTCGTGTGTGGTGCGAGTCGTCTAAATGAATCGCGCGCTGACGAAGGCCGCGCCGACTGGGTCGGTAGTGTGCTCTTTGTTATCGTGCTGAGCGCGTTCATGCTCGTACTCCTCGAAGGTCCTGAACTCGGCTGGGGTCATCCGCTGGTTTGGGGATCACTCGCTGTCGGCACGGCCGCATTCATCGCTTTCTCGTTCGTGCAGCGACACAGTGCAGCACCGATTCTGGCTCCTGAACTTGTAGGGCACCGTGCGTTCATGGGGTGGTGTCTGGCAACACTCACTACCTCGATTGGCTTTCTCGGCGCGCTGGTGTTCTTGCCGACATACCTCCAGACTGCTGCCGGGAGCACGCCTGTCAAAGCAGGCCTGACGATGCTGTTGCTGACCGCTCCCGTGCTTGTCGCTCCGATCGTCGCTGTAACGCTGGTCAATCGCGGCGTCTCGGCGCGACTTCTCATTCTTGTTGCGCTGACGCTGGTAGTCACTGGCAACTTCGGCTTACTGCTCCTTGGCCCAGAAAACACAACTGCGCTCGTCGCAGCACCCCTGCTGCTCATCGGGATTGGCATGGGTACGTCGTTTGGCATCACAGATGGACAGGCGATGTCGTTGGTTCCAGCGCGGTTAGTAGGCACAGCAGCCGGGTTCCTTAACACCCTTCGAGGTGCTGCTGAAGCTCTAGTTATCGCGGTCTTCAGCGCGTTACTCTTTGGATTCCTCGCAAGTCAACTTACCGATTCTGGTCACGCATCAGAGGTTGCCGCCGGTAACCTCGGTTCCCGCAACGGCTCGGACTCTCAGGTCGAGGTCGAGGCATTCACTACCGCCTGGCACCTGACACAAACTGTGATCGGTGCCGTTTGTCTAGTCCTGTCAATCGTCGTTGCTGTCCTTCTATTCGGACGCACTCGGCGACATCTTACATAA
- the soxR gene encoding redox-sensitive transcriptional activator SoxR has translation MFKITDDSDSPASLHIDPSTPLTVGEVIRRTGVPASALHFYERKGLILSSRNSSNQRVYERHMLRRISLILVAKRLGIPLADVAEIFQQLPSKHAPTHKNWQSVSRIWKRQLEARRRQLESLERELTGCIGCGCLSMKACLLLNPDDALQPLGPGPVRIRDEHDSHGTAFP, from the coding sequence ATGTTTAAAATCACTGATGATTCCGACTCGCCCGCCAGTCTTCACATCGATCCATCAACGCCACTAACCGTTGGCGAAGTCATCCGGCGAACCGGAGTACCAGCCTCCGCACTGCACTTCTACGAACGCAAAGGTCTCATCCTAAGTTCGCGAAACTCGTCGAACCAGCGAGTCTACGAACGCCACATGCTTCGTCGAATTTCCTTGATTCTCGTCGCAAAGCGGCTGGGTATACCGCTCGCTGATGTTGCAGAGATCTTCCAGCAGCTCCCATCCAAGCACGCTCCGACTCACAAGAATTGGCAGAGTGTCTCCCGGATTTGGAAGCGTCAGCTCGAAGCCCGTCGCCGTCAGCTCGAATCTTTGGAACGTGAACTCACCGGATGCATTGGATGCGGCTGTCTTTCAATGAAAGCGTGCCTACTTCTCAATCCCGATGATGCTCTACAACCATTAGGTCCCGGTCCCGTAAGAATCCGAGATGAGCACGACTCTCATGGAACCGCGTTCCCGTAG